In one window of Erwinia tasmaniensis Et1/99 DNA:
- a CDS encoding ORF6N domain-containing protein: protein MKAITLHDAKMPLVEYQGQRVVTFAMIDTVHQRPKDTAKNAFQRNRRHFIEGKDYFVVSAGSVDGLARGIKRPGKKITSPVRGKVTVFTEFGYLLLTKPFTDDLAWQVQRQLVDGYFRHNPHFSDIRPVLIPSLDELEAMPPQRAQNILAAADHKSHWRHGKHGSAEMSQRKRELKTLRPALARIAALIQLTIPGLEIPQ, encoded by the coding sequence ATGAAAGCCATAACCCTGCATGATGCAAAAATGCCGCTGGTGGAGTATCAGGGCCAGCGCGTGGTGACGTTCGCCATGATTGACACGGTTCACCAGCGCCCGAAAGACACAGCCAAAAACGCATTTCAGCGTAACCGCCGCCACTTCATTGAGGGGAAAGATTACTTTGTAGTGAGCGCGGGAAGTGTTGACGGTTTAGCCAGGGGCATTAAACGCCCTGGCAAAAAAATAACCAGCCCTGTTCGTGGGAAAGTCACCGTTTTTACAGAGTTTGGCTATCTGCTACTGACAAAGCCATTTACCGATGATTTAGCATGGCAGGTACAGCGCCAGTTGGTTGATGGCTATTTCCGCCACAACCCCCACTTCTCTGATATTCGCCCGGTACTCATTCCCTCACTGGACGAACTGGAGGCCATGCCACCGCAGAGGGCGCAGAACATTCTTGCAGCAGCAGACCATAAATCACACTGGCGGCACGGCAAACACGGTAGCGCAGAAATGAGCCAGCGGAAACGTGAGTTAAAGACGCTACGCCCCGCCCTTGCCCGTATTGCCGCCCTGATACAGCTAACCATTCCCGGACTGGAGATACCCCAATGA
- a CDS encoding host cell division inhibitor Icd-like protein, with protein MYICVMTHYYHMPQKTMPRSASTLTGHLTTTVNTPNEVAVMDITTHPQGREPFGLNSGHQHRHFVWIIAAVRRDNPALSPVIHHIAAENEREARRTLAKDNVCFFAGRLPVKEVRHA; from the coding sequence ATGTATATATGTGTGATGACACATTACTATCACATGCCACAAAAAACAATGCCCCGCAGTGCGTCAACACTAACAGGGCATCTAACCACCACCGTTAATACACCTAACGAGGTCGCTGTAATGGATATTACCACACACCCACAAGGGCGGGAGCCGTTCGGCCTGAATTCAGGCCACCAGCACCGCCATTTTGTCTGGATTATCGCCGCCGTTCGCCGTGATAACCCGGCATTGTCACCTGTCATCCACCATATCGCCGCCGAAAACGAGCGCGAAGCCCGCCGCACTCTGGCAAAAGATAACGTCTGCTTTTTTGCCGGACGGCTGCCTGTGAAGGAGGTGCGTCATGCTTAA
- a CDS encoding DUF4222 domain-containing protein: MTTRTQQRQFKDSHGRTVTLRGMSGGNVVFMRPGYPHPCQQPLEKFKAEFIEVTPCE, from the coding sequence ATGACCACCCGCACCCAACAGCGCCAGTTTAAGGACTCACACGGGCGCACCGTCACACTGCGCGGCATGAGCGGCGGGAACGTGGTTTTTATGCGCCCCGGCTACCCGCACCCGTGCCAACAGCCGTTAGAGAAGTTTAAAGCGGAGTTTATCGAGGTGACGCCATGCGAGTGA